One part of the Clostridium thermosuccinogenes genome encodes these proteins:
- a CDS encoding MBL fold metallo-hydrolase, with product MKIKWLGHSCFLITSQSGVRILTDPFDESVGYPLPEVEADIVTVSHGHFDHNYTQAVKGNFSLVDKVGEHFINGVNIKGVFTYHDKNQGKDRGSNIVFNITVDGINICHCGDLGHILTQQHADEIGRVDVLMLPVGGVFTVDAEEAYEVVKVLKPAVTIPMHFKTDALTFSVDGVNKFLALAGGGEMAAKQEIEVTAENLKTLSNVIVLNYK from the coding sequence GTGAAAATAAAATGGCTGGGTCATTCATGTTTTCTAATAACTTCGCAAAGCGGTGTCAGGATACTCACCGATCCCTTCGATGAGAGCGTGGGATACCCTTTGCCGGAAGTGGAAGCTGATATTGTTACGGTAAGCCATGGGCACTTTGACCATAACTACACCCAGGCAGTAAAGGGCAATTTTTCCCTTGTGGACAAGGTAGGGGAGCATTTCATAAACGGAGTGAATATAAAAGGTGTTTTTACATACCACGATAAAAATCAGGGAAAGGATCGGGGAAGCAATATAGTATTCAACATAACTGTTGACGGAATTAACATATGCCACTGCGGTGACCTAGGGCACATTCTGACGCAACAGCATGCCGATGAAATCGGAAGGGTGGATGTTCTGATGCTGCCGGTGGGAGGAGTGTTCACTGTAGATGCGGAAGAAGCCTATGAGGTGGTCAAAGTCCTCAAGCCTGCTGTCACAATTCCCATGCATTTTAAAACCGATGCTCTAACCTTTTCGGTGGATGGAGTCAACAAGTTCCTCGCATTGGCCGGTGGCGGTGAAATGGCGGCAAAACAGGAGATAGAGGTTACTGCTGAAAATCTGAAAACTCTGTCCAACGTCATCGTGCTAAATTATAAATAA
- a CDS encoding DUF1934 domain-containing protein yields the protein MNKNVIISVVGTQTGEDNDENRMELVTEGKFYKKDNTYYVTYKESEVTGMEGTTTTLKITDANITLMRFGTVNTQFIFEQGQKHMAYYDTESGALTIGIYTNEFSVNVNDSGGEISVGYEVEIDNHVTGFNGFRMLIREAADQTDSTRSELTTDN from the coding sequence GTGAATAAGAATGTTATAATTTCAGTTGTGGGCACTCAGACTGGAGAAGATAACGATGAAAACAGAATGGAGCTTGTAACCGAAGGGAAATTCTATAAAAAGGATAATACATATTATGTTACCTACAAGGAAAGTGAGGTAACAGGTATGGAAGGAACGACGACAACACTGAAAATAACTGATGCCAATATAACCCTTATGCGCTTTGGCACAGTCAACACCCAGTTCATTTTTGAACAGGGACAAAAGCATATGGCTTACTATGATACGGAAAGCGGCGCTTTGACCATAGGTATTTACACCAATGAATTCAGCGTAAATGTAAATGATTCCGGCGGTGAGATCAGTGTAGGGTATGAAGTGGAAATTGACAACCACGTAACAGGGTTCAACGGCTTCCGCATGCTGATAAGGGAAGCCGCAGACCAGACCGATAGCACGAGATCCGAGTTGACTACCGACAATTAA
- the murI gene encoding glutamate racemase: MDNRPIGVFDSGLGGLTVLKEIMKFVPTESMVYFGDCGRVPYGTKSRETVIKYTLQDIRFLMNQDIKMIVIACNTASAYSYETAKNSFGIPVIEVIQPGALAAVKATRNKKIGVIGTTGTINTGVYEKAISRIDNTVEIYSKACPLFVQLAEEGWWDNDIAVRIAEEYLTPLKKEGVDTLVLGCTHYPLLQKAISKVMGEGVTLVNSGQEVAKTVKKLIEEKDIARDSKIRPVYRYYTSDSVEKFEQFGSAFLGREINSAEKVDIEKY, encoded by the coding sequence ATGGATAATAGGCCTATAGGAGTTTTTGACTCCGGTTTGGGGGGCTTAACTGTTTTAAAAGAAATAATGAAGTTCGTTCCAACGGAGAGTATGGTTTATTTTGGAGACTGCGGAAGGGTTCCTTACGGGACGAAATCCAGAGAAACAGTGATCAAGTATACGCTGCAGGATATAAGATTTCTTATGAACCAGGATATAAAGATGATAGTGATAGCTTGCAATACGGCCAGCGCATACAGCTATGAGACAGCTAAAAACAGCTTTGGAATACCGGTGATCGAAGTTATACAACCCGGAGCGCTGGCTGCAGTTAAGGCAACTCGCAACAAAAAGATCGGCGTAATAGGAACAACGGGAACAATAAATACCGGTGTTTATGAAAAGGCCATCAGCAGGATTGACAATACCGTAGAAATATATTCCAAGGCCTGTCCGCTCTTCGTGCAGCTTGCCGAGGAAGGCTGGTGGGATAATGATATAGCCGTCAGGATTGCGGAGGAGTACCTGACACCACTTAAAAAAGAAGGAGTAGACACATTGGTGCTCGGCTGCACCCACTATCCTCTCCTGCAAAAAGCGATATCGAAGGTCATGGGAGAGGGAGTCACATTGGTAAATTCCGGTCAGGAAGTGGCAAAGACGGTGAAAAAGCTCATCGAGGAAAAGGATATAGCCAGGGACAGCAAAATCAGGCCGGTATACAGGTATTATACCAGCGACAGTGTTGAGAAGTTCGAGCAGTTTGGCAGCGCATTTCTGGGCAGGGAGATAAATTCTGCCGAGAAGGTGGATATAGAAAAGTATTGA
- a CDS encoding D-alanine--D-alanine ligase family protein encodes MEGKKRVAVIFGGQSSEHEVSRVSAESIIRNINRDKFDVVMIGITKDGRWLTYDGPVDKIGSGEWQAIAEAKALSGSAEVKKLAVPMNTEACETALAGASAGNIFEAAGVDKGKGAIDVVFPVLHGCNGEDGTIQGLLELAGIPYVGCGVLGSALGMDKAYAKIIFEKAGIPQGRYLVFNRKQIKQDRESIIDQVEKTFTYPCFVKPSNAGSSVGISKAHDRGELIDALELAAKYDRRILVEEFIDGREIECAVLGNDDPIASTVGEIIPGNEFYDYNAKYLDDNSKAVIPADLPESTIRTIREYAIRAFKALDCSGLSRVDFFVHKETGEIYINEINTLPGFTSISMYPQLWEASGIPYGELIERLIDLAIERFEDNKREFDQ; translated from the coding sequence ATGGAGGGTAAAAAAAGAGTAGCTGTAATTTTCGGAGGACAATCTTCTGAACATGAAGTTTCCAGGGTTTCAGCCGAATCTATTATCAGGAATATCAACAGGGATAAATTTGATGTAGTCATGATTGGAATCACCAAAGACGGCCGATGGCTTACCTATGACGGACCGGTGGATAAGATAGGAAGCGGCGAGTGGCAGGCTATTGCCGAAGCAAAGGCTCTGTCGGGCTCCGCAGAAGTAAAAAAGCTGGCAGTGCCGATGAACACCGAAGCTTGTGAGACAGCGCTGGCAGGTGCTTCCGCGGGTAATATTTTTGAAGCTGCCGGAGTAGATAAAGGCAAGGGTGCGATAGATGTTGTGTTCCCCGTGCTCCATGGGTGTAACGGTGAGGATGGTACAATCCAGGGGCTTTTGGAACTGGCGGGCATTCCTTATGTAGGATGCGGGGTGCTGGGTTCGGCGCTGGGTATGGATAAAGCCTATGCAAAGATCATTTTTGAAAAAGCCGGCATACCCCAGGGCAGGTATCTCGTCTTTAACAGAAAACAGATAAAACAGGATAGGGAGTCTATAATTGATCAGGTGGAAAAGACCTTTACATATCCGTGCTTTGTCAAACCTAGCAATGCGGGTTCTTCCGTAGGTATAAGCAAGGCCCATGACAGGGGTGAACTTATTGATGCCCTTGAGCTGGCTGCAAAGTATGATAGGAGAATATTAGTAGAGGAATTCATAGACGGCAGGGAAATAGAATGCGCCGTGCTGGGAAACGACGACCCAATAGCTTCAACGGTCGGAGAGATAATCCCAGGCAATGAATTCTATGATTATAATGCCAAATATCTGGACGACAATTCCAAAGCAGTTATACCGGCGGATTTGCCGGAAAGCACGATCCGTACCATCAGGGAATATGCAATTAGAGCCTTTAAGGCGCTGGATTGCTCAGGACTGTCCAGGGTTGACTTTTTTGTCCACAAGGAAACCGGAGAAATTTACATAAATGAGATCAATACGTTGCCGGGATTTACAAGCATAAGCATGTACCCGCAGCTGTGGGAGGCATCCGGCATTCCTTACGGTGAATTGATTGAACGCCTTATAGATTTGGCTATTGAGAGATTTGAGGATAACAAAAGAGAATTTGATCAATGA
- a CDS encoding FmdB family zinc ribbon protein, with protein sequence MPFYDLRCKHCGEEFNVMAKMSDRENKLIHCPKCGNNELEAIFSNVNIIRSGKSAEKECPNFHKCGGCCSHG encoded by the coding sequence ATGCCTTTTTATGATTTGAGGTGCAAGCATTGCGGAGAAGAATTCAACGTCATGGCAAAGATGAGCGATCGGGAAAACAAGCTGATCCATTGCCCAAAATGCGGGAATAACGAGTTGGAAGCCATATTTTCAAACGTCAACATAATCCGGTCCGGAAAATCCGCTGAAAAGGAGTGCCCTAACTTTCACAAATGCGGAGGATGCTGCAGCCACGGTTGA
- a CDS encoding GerMN domain-containing protein, whose amino-acid sequence MLQKLGMQKNNDELFPVSYVVMGEEEAKKLNENMPVYLYFANEDNTKLVKEIRYVPLTEAKKSVNNLASIIVDELIKGPSADSGLKRTIPVGTKQKAKVKIDTETRIATVDLSKEFVENHPGGKAEERMTIYSIVNSLTELKEIEKVQFLIEGKTCKEFKGNFQFDVPFPRTVSLISKEAAISSMSEDSLKASDQDESAADKEEADASDAEDVSDSEYIDVDSEYIDVDAGEYQEEDQDADLEFYDDGMEVDVDIGDAVFDETDEVLE is encoded by the coding sequence ATGTTACAAAAGCTAGGAATGCAGAAAAACAACGATGAACTGTTTCCTGTGAGTTATGTTGTAATGGGAGAAGAAGAGGCTAAAAAACTCAATGAAAATATGCCGGTTTATCTATATTTCGCCAATGAGGATAACACAAAGCTGGTGAAAGAAATCAGATATGTTCCTCTGACGGAAGCGAAGAAAAGCGTGAATAACCTTGCCTCAATAATTGTGGATGAGCTGATTAAGGGTCCCAGCGCTGACAGCGGGTTGAAGAGAACCATACCTGTAGGAACAAAACAGAAGGCAAAAGTTAAGATCGATACAGAAACCCGCATAGCAACGGTGGATTTGTCCAAGGAGTTCGTCGAAAATCATCCGGGTGGCAAAGCGGAGGAGCGAATGACTATTTATTCAATTGTCAACTCCCTTACCGAGTTGAAGGAAATTGAAAAGGTACAGTTCCTGATCGAAGGAAAGACCTGCAAGGAATTTAAGGGGAATTTCCAGTTTGACGTGCCTTTCCCGAGGACTGTTTCCCTGATAAGCAAGGAAGCTGCTATATCAAGCATGAGTGAAGACAGCTTGAAAGCCTCTGACCAGGATGAAAGCGCAGCGGATAAGGAGGAAGCGGATGCATCGGATGCCGAAGATGTCTCCGACTCGGAGTACATCGATGTTGATTCGGAATACATAGATGTTGATGCCGGGGAATATCAGGAGGAAGATCAGGACGCAGACCTCGAGTTCTATGATGACGGCATGGAAGTGGATGTAGATATAGGCGATGCTGTTTTTGATGAAACCGATGAGGTTTTAGAGTAG
- a CDS encoding decaprenyl-phosphate phosphoribosyltransferase, protein MSSANTGISKKLSAIVTAMRPKQWVKNVIVFAGLVFSKSFLDISLVAKAFFTFCLFSVVSGVVYIINDIVDREKDKLHPEKCKRPIASGRIKPGEALIYSILMLIAALTLAFLLDVRLLAILAAYFILVCLYSLVLKNIIIVDVIAISVGFVLRTLGGTVVIDVIISPWLILCTTLLSLFLALNKRKNELTVLSGDAANHRKILDKYTPQLIDNMLGVVTSTTVMSYSLYTFEAGRSSHMMITIPFVLYGIFRYQYLVSSKNFGGSPELVLFKDKPLLIDILLWGITCLVIVGLYY, encoded by the coding sequence ATGAGTTCAGCAAATACCGGAATATCTAAAAAATTAAGCGCAATTGTCACTGCAATGCGTCCGAAGCAATGGGTTAAAAATGTGATTGTCTTTGCAGGGCTTGTGTTTTCCAAGTCTTTCTTGGACATAAGCCTTGTAGCCAAGGCATTTTTTACATTTTGCCTGTTTTCAGTGGTGTCCGGTGTTGTTTACATAATTAATGATATTGTCGACAGGGAGAAAGACAAGCTGCATCCGGAAAAATGCAAAAGACCCATAGCGTCCGGAAGGATTAAGCCCGGAGAAGCTTTGATCTATTCCATACTGATGCTGATAGCGGCTCTTACTCTTGCTTTTTTGCTGGATGTGAGATTGCTGGCAATACTGGCGGCATATTTCATCCTTGTCTGCCTTTATTCCCTTGTGCTCAAAAATATAATAATAGTGGATGTTATAGCCATCTCTGTAGGATTTGTGCTGAGAACCCTTGGAGGGACAGTTGTCATCGATGTTATAATATCTCCCTGGCTGATACTTTGCACCACCTTGTTGTCGCTTTTCCTGGCGCTTAACAAGAGGAAAAATGAACTGACGGTTTTATCCGGTGACGCGGCAAACCACCGGAAAATACTCGACAAGTATACACCCCAGTTGATCGACAACATGCTGGGAGTTGTGACTTCAACCACAGTTATGTCTTATTCCCTTTATACCTTTGAGGCAGGCAGGTCCAGCCATATGATGATAACCATTCCTTTTGTGCTTTACGGCATCTTCCGATACCAGTATCTCGTATCCAGTAAAAATTTCGGGGGAAGCCCTGAACTGGTGCTTTTTAAGGATAAACCTCTGCTTATCGATATACTGCTCTGGGGAATAACATGCTTGGTAATAGTAGGACTTTACTATTAA
- a CDS encoding membrane trafficking protein produces the protein MNDIFNKKLSEIFSKVDEKMIQAKLNAAIDMLKKGNTEELARKINKVDKNELLSKINEFDESKLKEFNIDKNELKSKISNADLNKLAQIIGEHGDEIVAKIKEIIK, from the coding sequence ATGAACGATATTTTTAATAAAAAGCTCTCCGAGATATTTAGCAAGGTAGACGAAAAAATGATACAGGCAAAGCTCAATGCAGCCATTGATATGCTAAAAAAAGGCAACACCGAAGAACTGGCAAGAAAAATAAACAAGGTTGATAAAAATGAGCTGCTTTCAAAAATAAATGAATTTGATGAGTCAAAGCTTAAAGAATTCAATATTGATAAGAATGAGCTGAAAAGCAAAATAAGCAATGCTGATTTGAATAAACTTGCTCAGATCATCGGTGAGCACGGGGACGAAATTGTAGCTAAAATTAAAGAGATTATAAAATAG
- the sleB gene encoding spore cortex-lytic enzyme, producing MRKKLLLYITPIIITAILCSLMIYGNEIYSAYEYNKAKPALSYYGSRGQEVIDIQTRLKKWGYYKGNVDGIYGYQTYQAVRQFQSKNGLKVDGIAGPQTLAALGLSTNQASNYSANKDLNLLARIIHGEARGEPYTGKVAVGAVVLNRTRHSSFPKTVAGVIYQPGAFDAVKDGQINLEPDAESYKAARDALNGWDPTYGCIYYWNPATATSKWVWSRQIVVTIGKHVFAK from the coding sequence TTGCGTAAGAAGCTGCTGTTATATATTACACCAATTATTATAACTGCCATACTGTGTTCATTAATGATATATGGCAACGAAATATACTCTGCTTATGAATACAACAAGGCAAAGCCGGCACTGTCCTATTACGGCTCCCGGGGACAGGAAGTCATAGACATACAGACACGGTTGAAAAAATGGGGATATTATAAGGGCAATGTAGACGGTATATACGGCTATCAAACCTACCAGGCTGTAAGGCAATTTCAGAGCAAAAACGGATTGAAGGTCGACGGCATAGCCGGTCCGCAAACCCTGGCTGCTTTAGGTCTTTCTACCAATCAGGCAAGCAATTACAGCGCCAATAAAGACCTTAACCTTTTGGCTCGCATTATTCACGGTGAAGCCCGGGGAGAACCCTATACCGGCAAGGTAGCTGTGGGAGCGGTAGTTTTGAACAGGACAAGGCACAGCAGTTTTCCAAAAACGGTGGCCGGAGTCATATATCAGCCTGGTGCTTTTGACGCAGTAAAAGACGGGCAGATAAACCTGGAGCCGGATGCAGAATCCTATAAGGCGGCCAGAGATGCGCTTAATGGCTGGGATCCTACATATGGATGCATATATTACTGGAACCCGGCTACAGCAACCAGCAAATGGGTATGGAGCCGGCAGATTGTAGTTACTATCGGAAAGCATGTCTTTGCAAAATAA
- a CDS encoding zinc-ribbon domain-containing protein, with product MKSIKPGRGPSGMAFIGSIISVVFGIFWTIIAFSMTADAPFGVVGMIFPLFGILFIVYGIAHAAYNYKNATGKDRFSIFDITDSTEEGDLADRWIRNEGKEDKNRQEFSGAGIKYCPYCGASQKSDYKYCPECGRALK from the coding sequence ATGAAAAGTATAAAACCTGGCCGGGGACCTTCCGGCATGGCCTTTATCGGGTCCATCATATCGGTGGTCTTTGGAATCTTCTGGACGATAATAGCCTTTAGCATGACTGCGGATGCTCCCTTTGGGGTAGTTGGGATGATTTTCCCACTGTTCGGCATACTGTTTATCGTTTATGGAATAGCTCATGCGGCATATAATTACAAAAATGCGACGGGCAAGGACCGCTTTTCGATATTTGATATAACCGATTCCACGGAGGAGGGCGATCTTGCCGACAGGTGGATAAGGAATGAAGGGAAAGAAGATAAAAACCGGCAGGAATTTTCGGGAGCCGGGATAAAATACTGCCCATATTGCGGAGCATCGCAAAAGAGCGACTATAAGTATTGCCCCGAATGCGGCAGAGCTTTGAAATAA
- a CDS encoding rubrerythrin family protein, whose protein sequence is MSENKTLKNLLSAFAGESQANRKYAAYAKKAEAEGKINAAKLFKAASDAEALHAQKHLEVAGKILSTAENLQDAVNGETYEFDSMYPEFLKLAEEEGNKDAIRTFTLAMEAEKVHAKLYKEALEKIDETEEVFYYLCPVCGNIEKSVPEKCSICGVPGSKFIKY, encoded by the coding sequence ATGTCAGAAAACAAAACTCTTAAGAATTTATTGAGCGCATTTGCCGGTGAATCCCAGGCAAACAGAAAGTACGCAGCTTATGCCAAGAAGGCTGAGGCGGAAGGAAAAATTAACGCAGCTAAGCTTTTTAAAGCAGCTTCCGATGCAGAAGCATTGCATGCTCAAAAGCACCTGGAGGTAGCAGGTAAAATACTGTCCACCGCAGAAAATCTGCAGGATGCAGTAAATGGCGAGACCTATGAATTTGACAGCATGTATCCGGAATTCCTGAAGCTTGCTGAAGAGGAAGGAAACAAAGATGCCATCAGAACCTTCACTTTAGCCATGGAAGCAGAAAAAGTACATGCAAAGCTCTATAAAGAAGCTTTGGAAAAGATTGATGAAACGGAAGAAGTATTCTACTATCTTTGCCCTGTATGTGGAAACATTGAGAAGAGTGTTCCTGAAAAATGCAGCATTTGCGGCGTACCAGGATCAAAGTTTATTAAATATTAA
- a CDS encoding Fur family transcriptional regulator: MKQLKANLNELTEKLKSKNIRLSHQRLKVLEYVAEHRTHPTVDQVYSDLHREIPTLSKTTVYNTLNALMDAGLVKVITIEDNETRYDIVTENHGHFKCQNCGRIYDFKIDIDSFEAQDLKDFKILDKDVYFKGICPHCINN, from the coding sequence GTGAAGCAATTGAAAGCAAATTTGAATGAATTAACCGAGAAACTGAAAAGCAAGAATATCCGCCTTTCCCATCAAAGGCTCAAGGTGTTGGAGTATGTAGCCGAGCACAGGACACATCCTACCGTGGATCAGGTTTACAGCGATCTTCACCGGGAGATTCCCACCTTGTCGAAAACGACAGTGTACAATACATTAAACGCATTGATGGATGCCGGATTGGTGAAAGTCATAACCATAGAAGACAATGAAACCCGTTATGACATAGTTACTGAAAACCACGGACATTTTAAGTGCCAGAACTGTGGAAGGATATATGATTTTAAGATAGACATAGATTCCTTTGAGGCACAGGATCTGAAGGATTTCAAAATCCTTGACAAGGATGTGTATTTTAAAGGCATTTGTCCGCACTGCATTAATAATTGA
- a CDS encoding acyl-CoA dehydratase activase gives MEKTGHYLGVDVGSVSTNLVVIDEDENIVEKLYLRTGGQPINALGNGMRTLARDLGDKVNIRGVGTTGSGRQLASVIIGADIVKNEITSHAVAAQKLVPGVKTILEIGGQDSKIIILKNGIVHDFAMNTVCAAGTGSFLDRQASRLNIPIEEFGGYALRSRSPVRIAGRCAVFAESDMIHKQQTGHSVEDIICGLCEALVRNYLNNLAKGKTIEEPVVFQGGVAANVGIVAAFEKALGKKLTIPQYYDVMGAYGAALLAKEKIKSTGQKTAFYGFKAAESEYKARSIECEGCSNICEVIEITSNGKTIARWGDRCGKWTNQLAMNTGT, from the coding sequence TTGGAAAAGACTGGGCATTATCTGGGAGTTGATGTGGGATCAGTCAGCACAAATTTGGTTGTAATAGATGAGGATGAGAATATTGTTGAAAAGCTTTACTTAAGGACCGGAGGACAGCCTATAAATGCGCTGGGAAACGGTATGAGGACACTGGCAAGGGATTTGGGAGACAAGGTGAACATCAGGGGTGTTGGAACAACAGGCAGTGGAAGGCAACTGGCCAGTGTAATAATTGGCGCGGATATAGTAAAAAATGAGATAACATCCCATGCTGTAGCAGCTCAGAAGCTGGTACCCGGAGTAAAGACGATTTTGGAGATAGGAGGTCAGGATTCCAAGATAATCATCCTAAAAAATGGGATTGTGCATGATTTCGCGATGAACACCGTATGCGCTGCGGGCACGGGTTCTTTTTTGGACAGGCAGGCATCCAGGCTGAACATACCTATAGAAGAGTTTGGAGGATATGCCCTCCGTTCCCGATCACCGGTAAGAATTGCCGGACGCTGCGCTGTGTTCGCCGAATCGGACATGATCCACAAACAGCAGACAGGGCACAGTGTGGAGGATATAATCTGCGGGCTTTGTGAAGCTTTGGTAAGAAACTATCTCAATAATCTGGCAAAAGGTAAAACAATAGAAGAGCCTGTGGTTTTTCAGGGCGGCGTGGCTGCTAATGTAGGTATTGTGGCTGCCTTTGAGAAGGCCTTGGGCAAAAAACTCACCATACCGCAATATTATGACGTCATGGGAGCTTACGGAGCAGCTCTGCTGGCAAAGGAAAAAATAAAATCCACAGGGCAGAAGACGGCGTTTTATGGATTTAAAGCCGCGGAGAGCGAGTATAAGGCAAGGAGCATCGAATGTGAAGGATGTTCCAACATATGCGAGGTTATCGAAATCACCTCAAACGGGAAAACCATTGCCCGATGGGGCGATCGCTGCGGTAAATGGACAAACCAGCTGGCAATGAACACAGGAACATGA